The genomic DNA GAATAAAGAAAAGCTGGTGATTTCTCATTCTGGGATAGTTTCAGACCAACGTCGGAAATCCATCGTCAAAAATTTGATGACTGGTATGGACTTTGCCTTGAGGTTTGCTCGTCAAGAATTGTATGAGGCAAGGGGAGTGAGGCATGATCAGGAGTTGTTTCGAAAGCAATTGTGGGGAGGATCAACATATCGAAGAGACTGTTCAAAAACAGCTCTTCGAAATTCGTCGATTCTCTCAATCTGAAATTTCAGTTGATGTTGCCATGGGCCAGGTCGTTCTTCGTGGCAACGTATCCAGTTGGTACCGAAAGCAACTCGCTCAGGAAACCGTCTTCGCGATCACTGGAGTACACTCTGTGCAAAACTTGATCACAGTCAGAACTCAATAGGCTCTGTTTTCTCACCACCAAACCTATCAGGGACGCAAGGATGATCGTTCTCAGTCGCAAACAAGGTCAGACAATTCGAATTTCCGATGACATCGAACTCTCGGTTGTTCGCGTTCGTGGTCGCCGCGTGACCATTGGCATTCGTGCTGATCCCTCAATTCCGATTCACCGCGTCGATGGCAACTCGACAAATTTTCTTCCCACTGATTGCCAGAGCAGTCTCGAACTCCCATCGTCATAGAATGGTGAATCGGATTCGCATTGCGATCAATAGTCGCTCTCAAATTCGTGATACCCAGGTCATCGCTTGTCACTTTTAGAACAATAGTGCTTCGAGGAATGATTCCTCGGACTGAGAGAATCTTGCCTTGTCAATGTCGTTACGCTGCACACTCAATAACTGCTCTTCATGCAAATTAGTCAGGCATCAATGATGTTTCCCAACAAGAATTCAGTAGCATACTTTTCGATGGAAATCGCCCTTGCCCCGGAGATTCCGACTTATAGTGGTGGCTTGGGGATGCTGTCTGGCGACACGATACGCTCTGCCGCTGACCTGAAGATTCCCATGGTGGCTGTTTCGTTGTTGCATCGCAAAGGATATTTCACTCAAGGAATCGATTCGGAAGGGCGACAATTCGAGCAACCCGCCGCGTGGGAGGTCGAAAGTAAACTGGTCGAACTTCCACAGCGTGTCAACGTACTCATTGAAAACCGCACGGTTCATCTCCGCGCCTGGAAGTACGAAGTTATCGGTTGTTTTGGATTCCGCGTTCCTGTCATTTTACTGGATAGTCATCTACCAGAGAATTCCGAGTGGGATCGATCCTTGACAGATCACCTGTATGGAGGTGATCAACACTATCGACTTTGTCAAGAAGTGATTCTAGGAATCGGCGGGGTCAAAATGCTGCGGGCGCTGGGGTACAGTAATCTTCAAACATTTCATATGAACGAAGGTCATGCCAGCTTACTGACATTGGAGCTTCTCGATGAAAGGTTACGACAATCAGGTCAGTCTATTCTAACTGACGCAGATGTCGAAACGGTTCACGATCAGTGCGTTTTTACGACGCATACCCCAGTTCCTGCAGGACATGATCAGTTTCCGATGGATTTGGTGTCACGTGTCCTGGGAGATCGAGATGTCTACGGAATGAAAAACATCTTCTGCTGCGAAGGGAAACTCAACATGACGTTTCTGGCTATGAATCTCAGTCGCTACATCAATGGGGTTGCCAAACGTCATGGTGAAGTATCGCAACATATGTTCGCAAAATACAAAATTGATTCCATTACCAATGGTGTCCATGCAGCGACGTGGGTTTCTCCGGCATTCCAAGACCTATTTGATCGCCGAATCCCCGGTTGGCGCGAAGATAATTTCAATTTGCGTTACGCATCAGGAATTCCGACAGACGAAATTTCACAAGCGCATCAAGTAGCCAAGCAGCAATTACTGGATGAAGTGGAGCGATTAACCAACGAGACACTCGACCCGAATGTGTTCACGATTGGTTTTGCCCGCCGAGCCACTGCCTATAAACGCCCTGACCTATTGTTGGATGACATCGACCGCTTGCAGAAGCTCACAGACCAATTTGGTCCCATGCAAATTGTGTATGGAGGCAAAGCCCACCCGCATGATGATCAAGGAAAGGAGATCATTCATCATGTGTACCAGTCACGAAAATCCCTCGGTGAGAAGATTCGGCTCGTCTATTTACCGAACTATGAAATGAAGTTGGGTCAGCTGATGACATCTGGTGTCGATCTCTGGCTTAACACACCTGAACCACCCCTGGAAGCCTCTGGGACGAGTGGAATGAAAGCAGCCCTGAATGGTGTTCCGTCGCTCAGCATCCTTGACGGTTGGTGGATCGAGGGCTGTACGGAAGGTGTCACCGGTTGGGCGATCGGCGAAGACGATCATCAACAACATGCAACTGATCGTTGCGAAGACGCGAACTCACTCTACGATAAACTTGAGCATGTCATCTTCCCGCTCTATTTGCAGGTCACGCAAGACTACGCGGAAGTGATGAGACACGCCATTTCTCTGAATGGCTCGTTTTTCAATACGCAACGCATGATGCAGCAATACGTAGTGAAGGCTTATTTTTAACTTCTTAGCTCCGTATCTTCTCGTTCTGTCGCGATGTGTTTTGTTTGCACCACGAACAAAAAGCCCGACTGCCGCATTGTTTCGTTCAGTCGAGCCAATTGAAACGGTGATGACGACGTTCCTTGTAAGATTCGAAGATTAGTGCCCGTAGTAGCCGCGTCCACCGCCGTAGTAACCGTGATCACCACCGTAGTCCCCATGACCGCCACCATAGTAGCCATGTCCACCACCGTAGTATCCGTGACCTCCTCCGTAGTACCCATGACCGATTCCAATACTCAAGCTAGGGCTGTAGTAAGTGCTATACGCAGGGGCGTATGAATATCCAGCCGTTGAGTAGGCATGCCCGTGACGGCGATGCGCTCGCCGACCAGCTTCTGCTGAATTCTCAGCAACAGACATAGTTAGCCCCAAGATTGCAAATCCGAGTAGAAGATGTTTCATAATAGACCTCTTAAATTGAGTTACATTTTCTGCTTCCTGCAATTGAACCGATTCCATCCGGCGACTTTCTTATTCTACGACCCGCCATTTTTGTGTCTGAGTAATTGTCAATTGTTGTGTTCTAAGAATTTGAATTAGGCGGCGGATTCTTGCTGGAGGATTCCGTCTTGGAAGGAACGTCCTTCGATGACGTGGATGATTTGTTGATGACCTCGCAGGCGTCTCCAGTTCTTCTCCGCAGATTGAGCGAGCTTGAAGATCATTGCCAAACTCGTTCGCCTGGTGCCGCTTCCTTTCGTTCGTTTGTGTCTTAATCGAATCGTTGCAAAGGTCGATTCAATCGGGTTCGTCGTTCTCAAATGGGCCCATTGCTCAGCTGGGAAATCATAGAACGTGAGCATCTCATCACGGTCTTTCTTGAGACACCCGCAGGCTCCTTCGTACTTGGCTTCGTATTTCTTTAAGAAGTGATCGAACGCCTTGTTCGCATCTTCTCTGGTCGCGGCATTCCAGATTTCGTGCAGGTCAGACTTGGCTTTGGGCTGCACGGATTTCGGCATCTTGTTCAACACGTTGGCAGTCTTATGGACGGAGCAGCGTTGCTCCCGCGTCTCTGGTGAAATCTTTCGTAGCGCCGCCCAAAAGCCCAGAGCACCATCAGCGATCGCCAGCTTGGGGGAGACTTCCAAGCCTCGATGCTTGAGGTCCAAGAGCACTTCGCTCCAGCTTTGTTCGCTCTCTCGGTATCCATCTTGGATCGCCAGCAACTCTTTCTTGCCATCAGGAGTCGCTCCCATGATCACCAGCATGCACTGCTTCTTGTTGGCATCGTCTTCCAGGCGAACCTTCACATGAATACCGTCGGCCCAGATGTAGACGTACTGCTTTCCAGCGAGGTCTCGTTTGGTCCATTGTTCGTATTCCTGGCTCCAGTTCTCTTTGAGTTTGACGATCACATTGGCGCTGAGTCCCTTCGCTTGTTCGCCCACCAGTGCTTGCAAGGCTTCTGAGAAATCTCCCGTGGAAACACCTTTGAGGTAGAGCCACGGAATCAACTCTTCAATCGATTTCGACTTCTTCAAGTACGGCGGTAACACACTTGGAGAGAAGAACACTCGGTTCTCACTGTCTGGTGAATTGTCCCGCACACGAGGTTGTTGAACTTCCAGTGGACCCGCTCCGGTGAGGATCTCGCGAGCCGGAAGATGTCCGTTACGAACGACCTGTCGCCGCCCCTGTTCGTCAACGCGTTGAGAATGTGCTGTGATGAAGTCTTCGACCTCTGCGTTGATCGCAGTCTGTAACATCCGCCTGGCACCTTCCCGAATAATTTCATCGAGCGGACTACGAGACTCGAAGTTCGCTCGAAACGCGAGGACCTCTGGATCAAGATTCTCTGAGGAAGAAACATCGCTGACTGGTGCTTTGTTGTTGGTTGTCGTAGTCTTGTTCATGGCGTATTCCTGTGCTCATTTCGAGCCGCTGAAGGTTCAAGGTTTCAGCAGAATACGCCACCTTTCTTCATTTCAACAGAACACAACTTTCAATAATAGCTCCGTTTCGTAAGCCATTATATCGAAGATGGTTACGCAATATTTGCGTGTCATAGATTAACAGACAATGTTCTCGCATGGCAATGTGTACATGGTCTTGTGCACCATACGATGCGAGAAGGTTTTCAGGAAAACTTTGTGATTTCGGTGGTGGAGCCAAGCCGATTTTCTTCAACCTGTGGGGAAGAGCTGCTTCAGAACAGACTTGACATCCTCGCTTGGAATCTGCTCCTGTTCGATTCGCAGGGACTCTGTGTTGCAAATGTCGAACGCAGTACGTTCGGAACCTGTCAGGTTGACGGGTGGGGAAAGTTCTTTTTTCGGTTCTACACTCTGCCCGATTTGTTCTCGGTGACGAAACAATGTTTCGATGTCCATCAGAAGACTGTTCACAGACGGGAAATGGACGCGGAAACGGGAGAGAATTGAGAGCCCATCGACATCGATGTCGCCCCAATACCAGATGGTGCAACGATGCAGCCATGGGATCAGACGAAAGTCGGTGACAGCGTTTCCGATGCCTCCCATGGCGAGCGTATTCGGCAAATCCGGAAGCGTCATCAAACAGGTTTTGTTCTCAACGACTACCACGTTCACCGAATCGACATTTTGCTTTGCTAGTAACTCCAACGGGATAGAACAATCCGACCAGGGACTTCCGAATGCTTTTTGAATATTTCCGTCAAGAAATCGGATTTGCAGGCGAGGTTGATCGTATTGCAATCCGTAGCGTCGCGCGAAGTGCTGCTCATCGGCGCGAATCGCGGTGGAAGGTAATAAGAGATCCAGCCATTCCCTGAGGATACGCTGATTTCGTTCAATGAACTTCGTATCGATGCTTAAGGGAAGCTCGCGGGCGAAGAGTCCTGGACGAGGGTTTGCGAGTAGATAATCCGCGACAAGTATCAGTCCTTCAACATCACCTGCAGAGTCAGTGAGCATTTTTTTGTAGGAACGAATCCAACCTTCAAGCTCTGGATAACGTTGACGAACGATCTTCACAGCACTCGTGAATTTTTCGAACTCGTCTTCTTTTCTGATGAATCGCAGGAAATCGGCTTGTGTCGTGAAGAAGATTTTCTCAGGTACCAAATTCTTGCCATGACGTCTCGAATTTCGTTCTTGCCATTCAATTGAATATCCGAATCCCTTCTCTGCTTTCGACTCACGTTTTAATAGTTGAACAGCATGAATTGCTGCGGCAGGATCGTCAGGTAGAGTTCGATTGGCGGGAATGCGATACGGAAAGAAGTCTTCACCATCAAGCCAGGCCAACTGGAACTTGGAATATAGGTTGTTCGCTTTCTGACGAATGTCATCTGGTTGGATCATCGTTCTGTACGGTTCTGAGAATTGCCGATCCGAGCTCCGTCCGCTGCATCAACATAATGAGCGAACTCCTTTGCTGTCATTTGAAAGACTTCTGAACGATTGTTCTTCTTGGTGACATGTAAATAACTTCCTACAAACGGCTGAGTCACACAGGCCTTCGCATCTAGCGGAGCGACGATGAGCAACTGCAAACCAAATTGTCGGAATAACTTCAACGCGTACTCGGCATGTTGATCATCGACTTTGGAAAACATTTCATCGACGACAACAAAGCGAAATCGCTGTTCGTCAGGCTCGCTGGGGTCAAGATCGTACTGAAAAGCAATGGCCGCCACGAGAATCGTAAACGCTAATTTGGCTTTCTCTCCCCCAGATTGACCGGTACTATCATCGTAACTGGAGACTTGTTGAAGGGTCGATTCATCGATCACATTGGCAAGGAAATCGAACCAGTTTCGGACATCGACAACCTTGTCCCGCCAGCGACGATGCCCTTCATCCTGAAGTTTGAGAACCAGTTTTTGAATGCGCACGAATCGCGCTTCGTTCGCCTCGGCAGAGTCTTCGAAGCTCCCTTCGACGCACTCGCGGAGTTGTCGCTGAAATTCGATGATTTCATGATTATTCACCCGATTGGGTTCAAGCTGAATGTATGTCCCCTCGCGAAAATCAAGTTGCCTGAGCGAGAGATTCAGTGTTTCAATCTTATCTTCAATGTTACGTCGCTCTTTTTCTAAGGCGGCTCGGAACAAACCAATTTCTCGGGTGACAGTGTCGTTGAGACGTTCTTTAAAGCGATCAGTGTGTCTGGGCAAATCCTCATCAATGATACGCTGACGCAGCCCGAGGAAACTGTCCAGGTAGGCAACTTGTGGCAATAAATCAGCTTCTTTAGAAAATTTCTTGGTGAACTTTGACATCGCCAATGTCAGCTGCCCTGCAATGGGATCCAGTTTCTTGCGCAATCTGATCTGTTCTTTGTCTAATGTTTTTCTTAGAGAATCTTGCGTTTTGAGGAGCTCTTCGATGGTCAAGCTGTTTTCATCGACCGAAGATTCCAATTCATCGAAGGTGAACCGGAATTGTTCCCAGACATCTTCTTTCTTGAAGTCGTCGATCGCATTCTGCGCGTTGAAGATAAGCCTCTCCGCATCTTGAATTGATTGTTCAAGCCGGCTTTCATCTCGAATGGCACCTTCACGCTGAGTCTCTAAACCGATGCGTTTGCTTGCGAGCTTCGCCGCCTGCTCTCGAAGATATTGGATGGCGTCGGAGTTTTCTTCAATGGATTTCTTCTCTGCCTCCAAATCGACGATGTTCTGTTGATGTTGTTGCCAGTCGATCTCCGAGTAGTGACCAAAGGCTCGCAAGTCATTCCAGGCATGAATGCGGGTTCGGATAGCAACGAGATCAGCGTCAATGTCAGCGAGATATTGAGACAGTTGCTGCTCAGTGACATTCAGCTCGGCGATTTTCGCGGAGATTCGTTGTCTCTTCTCCTTATTGTCCCAGCCCAGAATGAAGTTTCTTCTGTTCAACAGTTGCTCGCGATCATCTTTGTCATGACGTTTGCTACCCGTTTTGACATGCCGCGAGGACGTCATCGCCAAGCCGGACGCTTGTTGGAGTTCTTCAATCGTCTCACAACAGCGGTAGTCGAAACGGGATGCCAATTCCGCCTTCAGCCATGGCAATAATGCATGCCCATCCTTGTAACGCAATTTGCTGAGCATGGAGTTCGACTGTTGATTGGTCGTCTCTCTGGAGGTCACATGCTCGTTGATCCGCAGATAGATGAGCCGTTGTCCCCGTCCTCTTGCGGTGAGCTTCGTCTGTTCGACGTGCCGACTGACCATGTGGTAATATCGATCCGGTACAAGCAGGCTGAGACCGAAGCTGTGCAAGACTTTTTCGATTGATGATTCCCAATCCTGCTCTTTCTCCTGCACTGCGATGAGTTCCGCAGCAAACGGTAACTCTTTCTCACTCAACCCTAATTCCTGGCAGATATTTTCTCGGAGCGAAATGGACCACTCGGGAAGATTCCCTTTTTGTCGATCCAGGCTCTCCAACTCGACCACGAGCTCGTTACGTTCATTACGGATCTGAGCGCGATGAACAATCAGATCATTTTTCTTCTCTTCGTTCTCTTTCAGCGCCGTATCAAGTTGACGGTGTTGCTCTGGAATCAGTTGATGTACATCTTGAAAGTCCGTTTCGCAGGAGACGATTTGAGTCAATCCTGTTCGGTTCAGAGCTTGTTGGTACTGATCATGGCGTTCTTGTTTTCGCTTTAATTCCGAAGTCGCTGTCTCAATGAGCAGTGGAATCGTCTTGAGTCGGTCGCCACCTTCGTGTTCGATCTCGTTCTTGATGCGTCGCTGTTCTTCTTCCACAGCGTTTAGCTCCTCTTTTAAGCTTTGCTTACGCTTGCGAACTTCAACAAGCGATTGCTGAAACCTTTCAAGTGCAGGTTCGAAAACCTCAATCGCTTTCTGTGCGAAGAATGCATCCAGACCCTGTGACTTACTGACCGCTTTCTCAAGTTGACCGTTGACTCTGGCGTACTCCTGACCATGTCTGGCAACTGGTGCAAGCAGAGCTTCTTGATCACGAACTTTTACCAAGCACGCATGAGCCTCATTCAGCTGGGTGAAGTGAGCCAACAACGCTTCAAGGCG from Thalassoglobus polymorphus includes the following:
- a CDS encoding Wadjet anti-phage system protein JetD domain-containing protein; protein product: MIQPDDIRQKANNLYSKFQLAWLDGEDFFPYRIPANRTLPDDPAAAIHAVQLLKRESKAEKGFGYSIEWQERNSRRHGKNLVPEKIFFTTQADFLRFIRKEDEFEKFTSAVKIVRQRYPELEGWIRSYKKMLTDSAGDVEGLILVADYLLANPRPGLFARELPLSIDTKFIERNQRILREWLDLLLPSTAIRADEQHFARRYGLQYDQPRLQIRFLDGNIQKAFGSPWSDCSIPLELLAKQNVDSVNVVVVENKTCLMTLPDLPNTLAMGGIGNAVTDFRLIPWLHRCTIWYWGDIDVDGLSILSRFRVHFPSVNSLLMDIETLFRHREQIGQSVEPKKELSPPVNLTGSERTAFDICNTESLRIEQEQIPSEDVKSVLKQLFPTG
- the glgP gene encoding alpha-glucan family phosphorylase; this encodes MQISQASMMFPNKNSVAYFSMEIALAPEIPTYSGGLGMLSGDTIRSAADLKIPMVAVSLLHRKGYFTQGIDSEGRQFEQPAAWEVESKLVELPQRVNVLIENRTVHLRAWKYEVIGCFGFRVPVILLDSHLPENSEWDRSLTDHLYGGDQHYRLCQEVILGIGGVKMLRALGYSNLQTFHMNEGHASLLTLELLDERLRQSGQSILTDADVETVHDQCVFTTHTPVPAGHDQFPMDLVSRVLGDRDVYGMKNIFCCEGKLNMTFLAMNLSRYINGVAKRHGEVSQHMFAKYKIDSITNGVHAATWVSPAFQDLFDRRIPGWREDNFNLRYASGIPTDEISQAHQVAKQQLLDEVERLTNETLDPNVFTIGFARRATAYKRPDLLLDDIDRLQKLTDQFGPMQIVYGGKAHPHDDQGKEIIHHVYQSRKSLGEKIRLVYLPNYEMKLGQLMTSGVDLWLNTPEPPLEASGTSGMKAALNGVPSLSILDGWWIEGCTEGVTGWAIGEDDHQQHATDRCEDANSLYDKLEHVIFPLYLQVTQDYAEVMRHAISLNGSFFNTQRMMQQYVVKAYF
- a CDS encoding IS256 family transposase translates to MNKTTTTNNKAPVSDVSSSENLDPEVLAFRANFESRSPLDEIIREGARRMLQTAINAEVEDFITAHSQRVDEQGRRQVVRNGHLPAREILTGAGPLEVQQPRVRDNSPDSENRVFFSPSVLPPYLKKSKSIEELIPWLYLKGVSTGDFSEALQALVGEQAKGLSANVIVKLKENWSQEYEQWTKRDLAGKQYVYIWADGIHVKVRLEDDANKKQCMLVIMGATPDGKKELLAIQDGYRESEQSWSEVLLDLKHRGLEVSPKLAIADGALGFWAALRKISPETREQRCSVHKTANVLNKMPKSVQPKAKSDLHEIWNAATREDANKAFDHFLKKYEAKYEGACGCLKKDRDEMLTFYDFPAEQWAHLRTTNPIESTFATIRLRHKRTKGSGTRRTSLAMIFKLAQSAEKNWRRLRGHQQIIHVIEGRSFQDGILQQESAA
- a CDS encoding BON domain-containing protein; translation: MIRSCFESNCGEDQHIEETVQKQLFEIRRFSQSEISVDVAMGQVVLRGNVSSWYRKQLAQETVFAITGVHSVQNLITVRTQ
- a CDS encoding carbon storage regulator, which produces MIVLSRKQGQTIRISDDIELSVVRVRGRRVTIGIRADPSIPIHRVDGNSTNFLPTDCQSSLELPSS
- a CDS encoding ATP-binding protein; translated protein: MKRANTLFNKTDFASVNFSQTSGFRLKRLELLNWGTFDQQVHTVSPEGQSTLLVGQNGSGKSTLVDAILTLLVKPGVRNFNVAAGAKKRERTERTYFEGAFDRNADGDSDGIKTRCLRPKKKHYSVILACFQNGVDDAAFSLAQVLYWNGQKVDKIYCFSDGDRTITGDFSQLDSSDGILKAIKDRDFKATKTFTEYEGWFRKITKVKKKAMDVFNQTVAVKDIENLNEFIRNHMLEPQNWSERLEALLAHFTQLNEAHACLVKVRDQEALLAPVARHGQEYARVNGQLEKAVSKSQGLDAFFAQKAIEVFEPALERFQQSLVEVRKRKQSLKEELNAVEEEQRRIKNEIEHEGGDRLKTIPLLIETATSELKRKQERHDQYQQALNRTGLTQIVSCETDFQDVHQLIPEQHRQLDTALKENEEKKNDLIVHRAQIRNERNELVVELESLDRQKGNLPEWSISLRENICQELGLSEKELPFAAELIAVQEKEQDWESSIEKVLHSFGLSLLVPDRYYHMVSRHVEQTKLTARGRGQRLIYLRINEHVTSRETTNQQSNSMLSKLRYKDGHALLPWLKAELASRFDYRCCETIEELQQASGLAMTSSRHVKTGSKRHDKDDREQLLNRRNFILGWDNKEKRQRISAKIAELNVTEQQLSQYLADIDADLVAIRTRIHAWNDLRAFGHYSEIDWQQHQQNIVDLEAEKKSIEENSDAIQYLREQAAKLASKRIGLETQREGAIRDESRLEQSIQDAERLIFNAQNAIDDFKKEDVWEQFRFTFDELESSVDENSLTIEELLKTQDSLRKTLDKEQIRLRKKLDPIAGQLTLAMSKFTKKFSKEADLLPQVAYLDSFLGLRQRIIDEDLPRHTDRFKERLNDTVTREIGLFRAALEKERRNIEDKIETLNLSLRQLDFREGTYIQLEPNRVNNHEIIEFQRQLRECVEGSFEDSAEANEARFVRIQKLVLKLQDEGHRRWRDKVVDVRNWFDFLANVIDESTLQQVSSYDDSTGQSGGEKAKLAFTILVAAIAFQYDLDPSEPDEQRFRFVVVDEMFSKVDDQHAEYALKLFRQFGLQLLIVAPLDAKACVTQPFVGSYLHVTKKNNRSEVFQMTAKEFAHYVDAADGARIGNSQNRTER